Within the Gossypium raimondii isolate GPD5lz chromosome 12, ASM2569854v1, whole genome shotgun sequence genome, the region aattgtGTACATAGGCATAAACTGATGCTAATTGTCAGATTTTGCGAAAGCTTACATCAAGTTTCTACTTATTGttctttcatcttcttcctaGGCCCAGCTTCTCTATTCCGCTTTGCTTTATTTATCTTCCTTCTCGTCAAACATACACTTAATTGTTTTCCTTTTCCAAGGTAGATCCTTACTTAAATAAGGATGCTGGAACGATGTCACCTTTTGAGCACGGAGAAGTTTTTGTCTTAGATGATGGTGGTGAGGTAAATATCTTCTTTCGTTGCTGTTTTGTTTTGTCCTATCCTGACAGAAAAAAAGAGTGTTTAGTAGAGAGGGGATCTTAAGAAAGGTTTTACAAACTTGATTTGAGTTGGGATTTTGCTTGTGAATTGGTTGCTTCTCTTGAAGGAGATAGAGAAGAGAACAGCTTAATCTGTCTAGCGAAAAAGatcataaaatgaaatatatattattattaattgatttgttttccCGTTTGTAAGGTGGACCTAGACCTCGGAAATTATGAGCGCTTTCTAGATGTTCAACTGACCAGTGATAATAACATCACCACTGGAAAGATTTACCAAGTAAGTTGCCTAAAATGCACGTCTTCTTTGTGTTTCATGTATCTAAACGATACTAAGGTCAATTTTTGCATTTTCGCGTGCTAGTTTGTTCTTGACAAGGAGAGAAAGGGAGATTATCTAGGGAAAACTGTTCAGGTTTGTCTTTAATTACTACTCAAgctatgttaaaaataaatacagcATGTTGCTGTTTACCAATATAGACTTACACTCGTCCCTCTTTGTCTACATTTTCCTTCAATCTATAGGTTGTTCCTCACATTACAGATGCCATTCAAGAATGGATTGAGCGCGTGGCGATGATTCCAGTTGATGGAAAGGAAGGTCCAGCTGATGTTTGTGTCATAGAATTAGGTGGAACAATAGGTACACACATACAACTACAATCTTTGATCATCCATGCAATGTGATGTGAGATTATATCCCATTATGTTGAAAGCAACTTTCTTTGCATGCAGGAGACATTGAATCCATGCCATTCATCGAGGCATTAGGCCAGTTCTCATGCCGTGTAGGTAAGGCAATATTGTATACAAATCAAGAAGCAAAAATAACAATGccccttttcttttaaattttattctaattcatttatttttctcgaTACTTCTTCTTCAGGTGTTGGCAACTTCTGTCTGATTCATGTCAGCTTGGTACCCGTTCTGAATGTTGTTGGTGAACAAGTAAGTCCTTGAACACTTGGAATGATATGTTCCGATGtctcaaaaatgaaaagaaaagaaaagaaacttcTTATAAATTCTAGGAGCAACCTTTTCGAAAGATGATTGATTCTCTTTATGCATCTTGAATACAATGTAAAACAAATTAATCCATTCGCTATTGCACTTCACCATCTTGCTTACCTTGTTCAGAAAACAAAGCCCACACAACACAGTGTTCGTGGATTGAGAGGCTTGGGATTGACACCAAATATCTTAGCTTGTCGCAGTACAATGGTTTGACGTGCTTTTGTCACTCTCATCCTCTTACACAGAAAAAGCATGGATGCTCTGTTCTGAATATAGGTTCCTTTTTACAGGCACTTGATGACAATGTGAAGGAGAAACTCTCTCAATTTTGCCATGTCTCGGTATGGAAATTAGTGGATGAAGGTTTTATTTAGGTATCATGCTGGATGTTCATTTATGTGGTTGAAAAGATTTAACTAACTGAAAATACTCTTGTAGGCAGAACATATTATCACTCTTTATGACGTTCCCAACATCTGGCACATCCCTTTGCTACTAAGAGTAAGCGGTTTGATATCGTTTTGAAGTATAAATCCTATGTGTtgcttaattttgaaaattaatgatagatatatgttttaattcttGGCTAGGATCAAAAGGCTCATGAGGCAATTTTCAAAGTGCTTAATCTTCCAAGGTGTGTATGATGTGATCAATTCtgattcttttctttatttttgtccAGATATTGAGTTTAAACACTGAATATCGACGACCTTACATCAATTGGggtcttattttatattttatttcttttgtgcAGTATCACCGAGGAGCCTTCGTTAATGGAGTGGACAACTAGGGCTGCAATTTGCGATAAGTTACATGAGCCGGTGTGTTGCAACTCATTGTCTGATTCAATCTTGATTTCTTACTGATTGCTTTCAGAGTCTTATCTATGTATGACTAACATACAGGTCAGAATTGCTATAGTGGGGAAGTACACAGGCCTTTCTGATACCTATCTCTCTATACTGAAGGTGGGCCATTAACTACTGTTAGCTTTCTTGATTGAACACTAGTTTTTCATTGACACTTTTTGTTTCCCCAACTTGTATTCCATGTACGActgatcattttcttttttactaaGGTGAAGAAACAAAGATACAAGTTTGTGCAAcatgaaattttcatataaagttGTGGTTCTGTTTGtgatgcataaaattttcatataaaatatatatgtgaatttatcATCACGAAATTGTCTGCAGTTTGAAGAAATACatgaatttatcaaataatatatatgaagcTGTGAAACATGGTTTTTCATGTTTGTGCAATAAGCATGCTTATGTCATAAATATATGGTATGCACACaagaaattttcatataaaattgtATTGCTTTTTGTGTAGGCTTTGTTGCATGCATCTGTTGCTTGTGGTAAGAAACTTATTGTGGATTGGGTTCCTGCTAGTGACCTTGAAGATATGACTGAAATAGAGGTGAAACTAATTTTACATCCTTCAGCGTGTTATGCCTTGGTTTTTACTTGTTTAACTTCTTGACAAAAATATTCCCTTTACAGAATCTTGATGCTTACAAGGCTGCGTGGAAGTTGCTCAAggtttgtaacattttagttcGTTATTGCATCATATGACTTGGTTATAATAATTTGCTGCTTGATAGTCCTTTGACTGGCTTCTATCCTCAGAGTGCAGATGGTGTTCTGGTTCCCGGAGGGTTTGGTGATAGAGGGGTGCAAGGAAAAATTCTTGCAGCAAAGCATGCACGGGAAAACAGAATTCCCTTTCTTGGAATATGTCTAGGAATGCAGGTTGCTGTCATTGAGTTTGCACGATCTGTTCTAGGATTGAAAGATGCAAATAGCACTGAGTTCGATCCTAGCACTCGAAATCCTTGTGTTATATTTATGCCCGAGGTTTGGTGTTTTCTTGTTTGCACCTAACTTCATGGGATCGACTTACTTTTATCATTTCTAAAACATATTCGTGTCCTTATCCATTTAATCAGGGCTCAAAAACGCATAAGGGTGGTACAATGCGTCTTGGATCAAGGAGGACACATTTCCAAGTATCGGACTGCAAATCTGTGAAATTGTTAGCACCTTGGACTCGTTTTgcacattattatttttgttgttgcagATATTAATTATATTGCAAGGGTTTATGTTTGATGATATAcctatatattattaataaattatttcattaaaattttttataaaaataattttagttttaactaGGTGACATCCATAGTAATACACTGAGTATAAATCTTTACGATGGTAATGGGTGAATGGGGTAaatataaaatggtttatcaagTTAGTCCAGTTTGTCCAAATTAGCTAACCCTTTTATTTTGCATTCCTGTAGATATGGAAATAGAAGATTCATAGATGAGAGACATAGGCACAGATATGAGGTAAGTGACATTAAGATGTTATGTTTGCAGTGCAAACAAGTATGCAACCTTGTGAAACTAAGGTGTAAGTCTGTACTTGTAGGTAAATCCTGATATGGTAGCACGCCTTGAAAATGCCGGCTTATCTTTCACTGGCAAGGACCAAACTGGTCAACGCATGGAGGTGTTGATTCTTTGCTCTTGAAGACCGTCTCTGTCTTGTCTccatattattattgaaattatttgtgTATGGTCAATGGGTTTGAATTAGTAgcatttggtatgtttatgatGCAGATTATTGAACTACCCGATCATCCATACTACATTGGTGTTCAATTCCACCCCGAATTTAAATCAAGACCAGGAAAACCTTCCGCCTTGTTCTTAGGTACTTTAATTagtattcatttttttttttttttggtttaaaaaacaTGGTAAGAAAGAGGTTTGTTTTGGAAGCCATAACTTTTTTCTAAGCATGTTCAGGCAGGCATGTATTGTGTGTTGTTTGAAACTATTTTACTAGCTTTGTTGAAACATATGCAGGTTTAATAGGGGCAGCTTGTGGACAATTAAATGCTGTCCTACAATCAGGGTTGGAGAGCCAAGAGAAGGTGAACTGTGAAACTGTTAATTGTCCCTCTAATAAGAAAGCTTACCAAAATGGATATGCTACAAAGCCTACAAATATCATAACAGATGCTGTATACAGTTATTGTAACGGTGTGCATTCTTAAGTGTCCTTTGATTTGGTcataatataatgtaatttgtgtttttatgtAAGATAGTTATTCTGACGTAGGCTTTTGCCGGCTATATATACTCAGCCGCTAAGGTTGCCTTTTCTTCTATGCTGCAAAACCACAGTTAGCCTAGTTAGCTAGTTGGATCCTTATGTTTTAACAAGGGTCCGGAGTGCTTGTTCTATGTTTTCagttgtaataattttattcttcgCCTTTTAGGAATGGCTCTTTAGTTGCAGCTCATCATTCTTCCACTTGCCTATTACTATAACCACCACATGTTGGTATGTAgagataaaaatgaatttatgaaaaattaacgAAAGATTTCGAGGCGTGTATTAATTTCGTTATATTTGCCTTCCCTTATTATGGTCTGCAAAAGATTTACTGACAAATGAACTCTGAGGATACAATAAAGCTCACTGGTTGACTATGTTTTGTATTGTCAGAAACAATTCACTGAGCATTGATTGGAGCATAGTAAGAATActaatttaagaatttatgCAGTAATTCTTTATGGAACAATTTAAGAATATTAGAAGATGAAGGATGAtagaaagaaatttttgttTCTCAACTTTTGATGTGTTTTTTTGTTGTaccaaacaaatgaaatttgactcctatttataggagttctcatgtctcttcataaaaacataattatccAAATGAATAGTCACATCTTTTagtaataaacataattatctCATAGATGTCTACTTGAATAATTTTGACTTTGTTATTAATTAAGTGACATAACTTTTGGTAACAAGAGACATACTCCTCACCATGAATAGTGACAACTCTTGGTTAATAACCAAGTGACATAACTTTTGGACACTTGTAACTTTTCAATTATAACTATtgaaacattataaatattttgaaatgtttcaacaatctccccctattcaaaatattctaaaattttataatattggaAATCAGTTGCATAAATGAAGGtgtcttacgattgaaccttcacttagtgaaaacgtgttaaagttaatcgaaattgcatggtaAACTATCTTTGAACCaactatttcatttaattaatctGTAACTCCCCTTACCTGGCCCGGTCGTCGAACTTGAGCTAAGGAATGTTATAGTCATAACCGAAACAATACACTTTCAATTCACATTTCAAATAAACATGGAATACTTCATAAATACTCAATTAATGCTCAAATTAAACATCATTCATACAATCatagttaattaaattcataaccACCAAATACAACATTTCTCAGGCCTTATACGA harbors:
- the LOC105763103 gene encoding uncharacterized protein LOC105763103, whose translation is MKKMKYVLVTGGVVSGLGKGVTASSIGLLLKECGLRVTSIKIDPYLNKDAGTMSPFEHGEVFVLDDGGEVDLDLGNYERFLDVQLTSDNNITTGKIYQFVLDKERKGDYLGKTVQVVPHITDAIQEWIERVAMIPVDGKEGPADVCVIELGGTIGDIESMPFIEALGQFSCRVGVGNFCLIHVSLVPVLNVVGEQKTKPTQHSVRGLRGLGLTPNILACRSTMALDDNVKEKLSQFCHVSAEHIITLYDVPNIWHIPLLLRDQKAHEAIFKVLNLPSITEEPSLMEWTTRAAICDKLHEPVRIAIVGKYTGLSDTYLSILKALLHASVACGKKLIVDWVPASDLEDMTEIENLDAYKAAWKLLKSADGVLVPGGFGDRGVQGKILAAKHARENRIPFLGICLGMQVAVIEFARSVLGLKDANSTEFDPSTRNPCVIFMPEGSKTHKGGTMRLGSRRTHFQVSDCKSVKLYGNRRFIDERHRHRYEVNPDMVARLENAGLSFTGKDQTGQRMEIIELPDHPYYIGVQFHPEFKSRPGKPSALFLGLIGAACGQLNAVLQSGLESQEKVNCETVNCPSNKKAYQNGYATKPTNIITDAVYSYCNGVHS